A region of Oryzias latipes chromosome 18, ASM223467v1 DNA encodes the following proteins:
- the LOC101162978 gene encoding arachidonate 15-lipoxygenase B-like, whose protein sequence is MILLKSAGLSVIDVFCFFRTHPPVIQKMAFPYEVTIHMKDSWSFSMYRSLYVTLVGKQAESEKAKTSTPFYPFNKNVFKITVNCPEDIGEVLMIKIDGYSNGLIPYTWHPEKVEMKSPSGLVYMFCGYQWISGNNVYLFKEETALLSTNSELLKVCSEEIEERRKIYCWSTYKSKWPDCIDADSAASLHLGQGYLITRILKRELKVLLTVGWLELTKSRNIDNFTDMSQIKDLHKHHMTPTSEYIMNHWKEDDFFGRQFLNGVNPMVIKRIKALPGNFPVTDEMVSLKLSSEMQKGNIFLCDYKILDGVRTNTINEKKQYLAAPLVLLHRDANEMKPIAIQLKQKPGEDNPIFLPTDFEFDWLLAKAFVRSAEFNLHEIDYHLLRTHLLAEVFIVSLNRNLPGVHPIYKLLVRHTFDTLQINNAARTLLVSDNGVLTKNSAAGKDGINTIVQRALQSVTYASLCFPDDIKERDLEDVPNFYYRDDGRKLWDCMHQFVNDILGLYYKNDDLVKNDKELQNWIKETFQHGCFDQEKSGIPKEIISLVDLVKFVTMVMFTCSAQHAAVNFGQYDFYGWMPNCPATMQVAPPIEKGKITEAQFLNALPDYKTAVQSMETVLVLSAPTPDERYLPDFDLKDFTEDAPRQKIVLFKQNLAEISNIIQTANRKLPFTYPYLDPKHVENSISI, encoded by the exons ATGATTCTTCTGAAAAGTGCAGGCTTGTCAGtcattgatgttttttgttttttcaggacaCATCCACCTGTAATTCAGAAAATGGCTTTTCCGTATGAAGTGACGATCCACATGAAAGACAGTTGGTCTTTCTCTATGTACAGATCACTGTACGTGACTCTGGTGGGCAAACAGGCGGAAAGTGAGAAAGCGAAAACCTCTACACCTTTTTATCCTTTCAACAAAAAT GTGTTTAAAATCACTGTGAACTGTCCTGAGGACATTGGAGAGGTGTTGATGATAAAGATTGATGGCTATTCTAACGGCCTCATTCCATACACTTGGCACCCTGAAAAGGTGGAGATGAAGTCTCCCTCTGGGCTTGTCTACATGTTCTGTGGCTATCAATGGATCTCTGGCAACAACGTGTACTTGTTCAAAGAGGAAACAG CTCTGTTGAGCACAAATTCTGAACTTCttaaagtgtgcagtgaggaaATTGAGGAACGACGAAAGATATATTG CTGGAGcacttacaaaagcaaatgGCCAGATTGCATAGATGCAGACTCAGCAGCATCTCTACACCTTGGCCAGGGGTACCTCATAACAAGAATTCTCAAGCGTGAACTCAAAGTGCTTCTCAC GGTGGGCTGGCTGGAATTAACCAAAAGTAGAAACATCGACAACTTCACGGATATGAGTCAAATTAAAGATCTCCACAAGCATCACATGACTCCAACATCTG AGTACATCATGAACCACTGGAAGGAGGACGACTTCTTTGGCCGTCAGTTTCTGAACGGGGTCAACCCCATGGTGATCAAACGCATCAAAGCTCTGCCTGGAAACTTTCCTGTCACTGATGAAATGGTCTCATTAAAGCTGAGCTCTGAGATGCAG AAGGGAAACATATTCCTGTGTGACTACAAGATCCTGGACGGGGTGAGAACAAACACCATCAATGAGAAAAAGCAGTACTTGGCTGCTCCCCTGGTTCTGCTCCACAGGGATGCTAACGAGATGAAGCCCATTGCCATCCAG CTCAAGCAGAAACCAGGAGAAGACAATCCCATCTTTCTCCCCACTGACTTTGAATTTGACTGGCTGCTGGCAAAGGCGTTTGTGAGAAGTGCAGAGTTCAACCTGCATGAGATCGACTATCACCTGCTGCGCACTCACCTGCTGGCTGaagtttttattgtttcccTGAACAGGAACCTCCCCGGTGTTCACCCCATTTACAAG CTTCTCGTCCGCCACACATTTGACACTCTGCAGATCAACAATGCGGCTCGAACTCTTCTTGTATCAGATAATGGAGTTCTGACGAAG AATTCAGCAGCAGGTAAAGACGGTATCAACACCATCGTTCAGAGAGCTCTCCAATCAGTGACCTACGCTTCTCTCTGCTTTCCTGATGACATCAAGGAGAGAGATCTGGAGGATGTGCCAAACTTCTACTACAGAGATGACGGACGCAAACTGTGGGACTGCATGCACCA gtTTGTGAATGACATTCTTGGGCTCTATTATAAAAATGATGACTTGGTGAAGAACGACAAAGAACTGCAGAACTGGATTAAAGAAACCTTTCAACATGGATGTTTTGACCAGGAAAAATCTG GAATCCCAAAAGAAATCATCTCGCTGGTTGACCTGGTCAAGTTTGTCACTATGGTGATGTTCACTTGCTCTGCACAGCATGCAGCTGTGAACTTTGGTCAG TATGACTTTTATGGATGGATGCCAAATTGCCCCGCCACAATGCAGGTGGCCCCTCCCATAGAAAAGGGGAAGATCACAGAGGCTCAATTCTTGAATGCCTTACCTGATTATAAAACAGCAGTCCAAAGCATGGAAACCGTTTTGGTGCTCAGCGCACCAACACCTGATGAG